A region of Williamwhitmania taraxaci DNA encodes the following proteins:
- a CDS encoding methylglyoxal synthase yields MKNIVVIAHDAKKNDLVEFLKERLDWIQGVNLLATGRTAEFIEAQGIAVKHLSPGLSGGYIQITEMIGRGEVDIVIFLRDHKLAQPHHEDIRRLLEQCNVHNIPLATNIASAELLILGLIKKEASERLKHK; encoded by the coding sequence ATGAAGAATATTGTTGTAATAGCACACGATGCAAAGAAAAACGATTTGGTTGAGTTCCTTAAAGAGCGGCTCGACTGGATTCAGGGCGTAAATCTTCTGGCTACCGGAAGAACTGCTGAATTTATAGAAGCACAAGGGATTGCTGTGAAGCATCTCAGTCCAGGTCTTTCGGGAGGGTATATTCAAATTACCGAAATGATTGGCCGCGGCGAGGTGGATATCGTAATCTTCTTGCGCGACCATAAACTGGCGCAGCCTCATCACGAGGATATTCGTCGGCTTTTGGAACAGTGCAACGTGCATAATATTCCGTTGGCAACCAACATTGCCAGCGCAGAGTTGCTCATTCTCGGCCTTATTAAAAAGGAGGCTTCTGAGCGTTTAAAACACAAGTAG
- a CDS encoding RNA polymerase sigma factor, with product MAEYSDTTIVEMFRVGESKDFAFTLLVQKYQERLYWHVRRMVTDHDDADDVLQNTFLKVWGGLGGFREDAQLYTWLYRIATNEALTFLKKKRANVFIPLGNVEYQLGNTLASDPYFNGDEIQAKLQKAILKLPEKQRLVFNMKYYDNMKYDEMSEVLKTSVGALKASFHHAVKKIEKFMLAD from the coding sequence ATGGCTGAATACTCCGATACTACTATAGTTGAAATGTTCCGGGTGGGTGAAAGCAAAGACTTTGCTTTCACCCTTCTTGTACAAAAATATCAGGAACGACTATATTGGCATGTTAGGAGGATGGTGACCGATCACGATGATGCCGATGATGTTCTGCAGAATACCTTCTTAAAGGTGTGGGGCGGTCTTGGGGGATTTCGCGAGGATGCCCAACTCTACACTTGGCTTTATCGGATTGCTACCAATGAAGCTCTTACTTTCTTGAAGAAAAAACGAGCAAACGTCTTTATTCCATTGGGTAACGTGGAGTATCAGTTGGGTAATACTCTTGCGTCCGATCCCTATTTTAATGGCGATGAAATCCAAGCTAAGCTGCAAAAGGCTATACTGAAGTTGCCCGAAAAGCAACGCCTTGTTTTCAATATGAAGTACTACGATAATATGAAGTATGATGAGATGTCGGAAGTGCTTAAAACTTCTGTCGGTGCGTTGAAGGCATCATTTCATCATGCCGTCAAAAAGATTGAGAAATTCATGCTTGCCGATTAA
- a CDS encoding transketolase family protein encodes MKKYVSTGLKETRAGFGDALTELGKTNPNVVGLCADLIGSLKMEGFIEHCPERFIQTGIAEANMIGMAAGLTIGGKIPFAAGFANFVTGRVYDQIRQSVAYSNKNVKIIASHAGISLGEDGATHQVMEDIGLMKMLPNMVVINTCDYNQTKAATLAIADYKGPVYLRFGRPAVPNFTPADEKFEIGKAIVLSEGEDVTIFATGNLVWKALEAAEILAEDDISVEVINIHTIKPLDDKAILRSAGKTRAVVTAEEHNMNGGLGDSVAQLLARKLPTPMEMVAVDDVFGESGKPSELMEKYHLDTPSIVEAVKRVLKRKK; translated from the coding sequence ATGAAGAAATACGTTTCCACAGGACTTAAAGAAACAAGAGCAGGCTTTGGCGATGCGCTTACTGAGTTAGGGAAAACAAATCCTAACGTAGTTGGGCTCTGTGCCGACCTTATTGGTTCACTTAAAATGGAGGGCTTTATTGAGCATTGCCCCGAGCGTTTCATTCAAACGGGTATTGCCGAGGCAAACATGATTGGTATGGCGGCAGGCCTTACCATTGGTGGAAAGATTCCATTTGCGGCTGGATTTGCTAATTTTGTTACTGGCCGAGTTTACGATCAAATACGCCAAAGCGTTGCCTATTCCAATAAGAACGTGAAGATTATTGCCTCGCATGCGGGTATTTCTCTTGGCGAGGATGGCGCTACGCACCAGGTAATGGAGGATATTGGGTTGATGAAAATGCTACCCAACATGGTCGTGATTAACACTTGCGATTACAACCAAACCAAGGCTGCTACGCTTGCCATTGCCGACTATAAGGGACCGGTTTATCTTCGGTTTGGTCGCCCTGCGGTTCCTAATTTTACTCCAGCCGATGAGAAGTTCGAAATAGGAAAGGCTATTGTTCTCAGCGAAGGCGAAGATGTTACCATTTTTGCCACAGGAAACCTCGTGTGGAAAGCACTAGAGGCTGCTGAAATTCTAGCGGAGGATGATATCTCCGTTGAGGTGATCAATATCCACACCATTAAGCCTCTCGACGATAAGGCAATTCTACGTTCTGCCGGAAAAACACGTGCTGTTGTTACTGCCGAGGAGCATAACATGAACGGTGGCCTTGGCGATAGCGTTGCTCAACTATTGGCTCGCAAGCTTCCTACTCCAATGGAAATGGTTGCTGTTGATGATGTTTTTGGCGAAAGTGGTAAACCATCCGAATTGATGGAGAAATATCATCTCGATACGCCTTCAATTGTTGAGGCCGTTAAGCGTGTTTTGAAACGGAAAAAGTAA
- a CDS encoding transketolase, with amino-acid sequence MEDIEKLKKIASQVRRDIVRMVHAQASGHPGGSLGCTDFMVALYFSVLEHEPKNFDMDGKNQDLFFLSNGHISPVWYSVLARSGYFDVRELSTFRKINSRLQGHPTPAEHLQGIRIASGSLGQGLSVACGAALGKKMNGDKKLVFTLHGDGELQEGQNWEAIMFAAHNKLDNIIATVDYNGQQIDGPVDKVLSLGNLGAKWAAFGWDVLEMNGNDMADVIRGLNEAKSHAGKGKPVVIIMKTEMGMGVDFMVGTHKWHGKAPSDEQLASALDQLPETLGDY; translated from the coding sequence ATGGAAGACATAGAAAAGCTAAAGAAAATTGCTTCTCAAGTTCGACGGGACATTGTCCGGATGGTACATGCCCAAGCATCGGGTCACCCAGGTGGCTCATTGGGTTGCACCGATTTTATGGTTGCCCTATACTTTAGCGTATTGGAGCATGAACCAAAGAATTTTGACATGGATGGAAAGAATCAAGATCTATTCTTCCTTTCCAATGGTCACATTTCCCCAGTATGGTATAGCGTTTTAGCGCGCAGCGGTTATTTCGATGTTCGCGAACTCTCTACGTTTCGTAAGATTAACTCACGTCTTCAGGGTCATCCAACTCCAGCCGAACACCTTCAAGGTATTCGTATTGCATCAGGATCGCTTGGACAAGGGCTCAGCGTTGCTTGCGGTGCTGCCCTCGGAAAGAAGATGAATGGCGATAAGAAGCTCGTCTTCACCCTTCACGGCGATGGCGAATTGCAAGAGGGTCAAAACTGGGAGGCAATAATGTTTGCTGCCCATAATAAACTCGATAATATAATTGCTACCGTAGACTATAACGGTCAGCAAATCGATGGCCCTGTTGATAAGGTTCTTTCGTTGGGCAACCTTGGTGCCAAATGGGCTGCTTTTGGCTGGGATGTTCTTGAGATGAACGGTAACGATATGGCCGATGTGATTCGTGGTTTAAATGAAGCCAAGAGTCATGCCGGTAAAGGAAAGCCAGTTGTTATCATCATGAAAACAGAGATGGGCATGGGTGTCGATTTTATGGTTGGAACCCACAAATGGCACGGCAAAGCTCCTAGCGATGAACAATTGGCTTCGGCACTCGATCAACTGCCAGAAACTCTTGGCGATTACTAG